The DNA segment AGGAGCAGATCCAGCCATGAAAATGCCTCTGCAGTTGGGCAGGGCAGGATCCTCTTCCCATTACAGGGCTTCCAGGGCTCCAACTCGCTGGCCAGAGTCCTGGTGTAGTGGAGCATGCCAGGCTTCCTCAGTTGTCGGAGGCTCCAGCCCTCTACCGCTCAGCACCAGGAGCTCCTCCCACCGCCCATGGTGGCTGAGGACACAGGTGCACTACCACCTCAGCCCCACCCAGCAGGCTCCCCCAGCCCTGTCTTCTGTTTGCAGGTGGAAGGAGCCAGGAAAGGGACATGCTTGCTCCTCTTGCCCACTGGCGTCCCCTGGGGGCACACTCTCTTGGGGAGACATCTGGACAGGAGCGTGTGACCTATCTTCTAGCCAGCTTGCTATTTAAGCTCAAAGAtaatctttgttttcattgtgCATGGAAGAGAAGCATGGAAGCATGGAAGTTGTAGTCACATGGCCCCATATTCAGTGACTCTTCAAACACAGAGTCCTTCCTTGCAAACGCCTGGGGTAAGCAGCCCTAGCCTGGGCCAGTGTCTAGTGGTCGGAGCCCTCGCTCGGCTCAACTCTTCCCAGGCATCCTGGTCATTCCTGTGATGCTCTACGATTAGTTCATATCTGTCCGTGAGAGCAGAACACCCACAGTGCCAGCCCAGTTAGGCACATAAATACTTGATGTGATTCATGAACATGCATCTTCTACCTCCTCTAGCCTCCCTTCCGGAGCCACAGTGGGAAGGTCTACATTGCTCATATGTATGTTCAAACCACCTCCCCATGGGACAGCTAGGAGACAGAGGACCATAGATGGGGAAAACGTTTGCCCAGAGTGACAGGCAGCAGAGGTTTCCTGGTGCCTGTACCACTGCTCCCTACTGGCCTGCACGGTGAGGGGGTCTGGACCCAGTCTCCGTGGGAGGGGAAGCCTCCCTGGCTAAGCAGCCTAGACCACACCCCCTTGCCCCTGCCAATGGCTTGACAGCATCCTGTGGCTGGCTAGGGGCTAGGAAGGCCTAGGACCAATGCCCCTTTGGTGGTGTCTGGAGGTGGTGGTTATTCTGCTGGAACCAAGAACCTCCCCAGCGCCTGTCCTCTCTGGTGGGACTGCCACTCCAAACAGACCCAGTGGACATTTTTGAAGCTACAATGGTCAGCTCGTAACTTCAGGATTCAGGGGTCTGGTCCTAAGGGACCCTCCTCTAGCCGCAGCCTCACTCCCCATTGAGCAGTGGCTTTAGTGCTACATCAGCCCAGGAGGCAAGGGTTAGTCCCTTCCCGGCCAGCAGGAGGGGGCCCTTCCCCTGTGCAGCCTGGCCTACTGCTGGCAGATGCTGCAGCAACAGAAAAAGCAGAGATCCTGGCTGGCTGCCCCAGGGGAGGCTTCAAAGTTATCTGCAGGGGACAGGGGGCAAGGGGCTTCTGAGGGCAGTGTGGGCCACCGGCGAGAGGGAAAGGCTGTTTTGGGAAGGGGCCAGTCCCTTCTTCAGACCCAGGTAGTAGGCAAGCAgggtgggtggcagggagggtCATCATTCTGTGCACTTCTTGGCCTGACCTCAAGcacacattcattcaacaaatatttattaagcgcCTGTTTGTGCAAGGCACTTCCGGAGAGGGCGGCCTAAAGCCCGGGCCAcgcccacccaccccacccccagctgccgGCCTGGTCACCCCCCCAAGAGATTGCTGTGGGGTGGGGCCAGAGGGCCCTGCCGCTCAGGAACAGGCAGGATggcccgcacccccaccccactgcggGCCACCCGGCTTCACTGCAGCCGTGCCCTCTCGCCTGCCTCACCCCTCCCCGTCTAGCCTGGCGCTACTCGCAGAGGGCACAGCCACACTTGGTGGGCTTCTCCACCTCCTCGGCAAAAGAGGTCCCGTCGCTGCACTCAAAGGTGAACTTCCTCCGCTTCAGCCGCAGGCCCTGGCAGCAGCCCTGACCTGGGCATGAGCCCCGGCACTCCACCCACGACAGCGGGCGCGTGGTCTGGCAGATGGCATAGCCCCTCTGGACCTGGTGAAAGTCCCGGACAGGGTCCCCCCGGCACTCGGACTCTGGATAGGACAGACACCAAGAGAAAGCCTCAGGGCACACCCATGGGCCAGCGCCGGCCCCGGGGAGGCCGGAGGCAGCAGAGAGGCGCATCCAAGGACCATGTCCTCTAGGGCTTAGACTCCACCTCCGACCCCACCCGACATGCACATGCACAGGCTTCCTTCTGGGCCCATAGGCCAGTCAGTAGGAAGAACTTTCTAGCTGCCAGGGCCCTCCAGGACAGAAGTAGGCTGTCAGGTAAGTGGGCTCCCAGTTGCTGGAAGAGTGCAAGAGGAGGCTGGAGACTGGGGAGGCGAGAACAATAGAGAAGGAATCTGTGCCAGGAGCAGGGGCCTAAGGGCCCCTGAAGGTGCTTGAGTTCTGGACTTCTCCAGCTTCCCTCTGCCTAGCCTCAGCAGTCTCAATCCCAGCAGAAACATCTGGGTTACACGGGCCAGGGAGGGCCTGGGAAAGAGTCCCCAACCCTCAGACTTCCTGTTGCTCTTGGGTCGCAAGGTGATGGGGCCAAGATGTTGAGGTTTGTGCAGGAGCTGTTCCCCTGGGCAGCCCCTTCTATAAGGAGAGACCCCAGCCAGAAGGGGCACTTGCCCTGGATAAGGGGGCTTCAGGGCAAGCTGAaccatttgggggtgggggtcagagcCTAGAGGGTAGTGGGTACTACAGCCCAAGAGCAGCCCAAgatgtgggagaggagaggggaggaggcacaGAGGGGATGCCAGGGTTTGGAAGAGGAAAAGTCAAGTCACTAATGCAAGTTGTGGGGAGGGGCCCTAGAGAGGGCATGTCAGGAGGGGGGCCCCTGACCTTGCTCACACAGCTCGCCCGAAAAGCCTGGGTCACACACACAGTGTGCCCCTTTGGTGGCCAAGGCCTGGCAGTGGCCATGCAGGCACTGCAGTCCCCCGCAGGGGTCTACAGGTGCCCCAGCCTGGTTGCACAGAGCCCCCGAGTACCCATCCTGGCACTGGCAGCTGTAGGAGAGAGCGTCGAGGGGCATACATTGCCCGTGGACACAcctggaggggacagagaaaaggTACTGTGAGAATAGGCTGGAGCCAGTCCAATCCCAGGGAACCCACACCCCCAGCTTTGGCATCCGGGGAGGTTATCCTATTCCTAAGacaaacaaagggagaaaaatgtgaTTCTGTATCCCTAGGGACCTCTTCCtgttaataaaaactgaaaactagggggaaaaaatggaaaaaaaaccctgtgcTGGGCCACATGTTCCAGTTTGGGGTGTTAAAAATACAGTCTATGCAGCAGCCCTCAGCATGGGGAAAGGAACGGGCAAGGGGTGAGGGCTCCCCGAACCCAGCTAAGGCTCACTTGTGGCCATGGCAGGGGCCGTCGGCTGGCTGGTCACAGTGTAGGCCCCCCCAGCCCGCCTCACAATGGCACACGGGCCCAGGGGTGGCATTGGGCTGGCAGATGCCATGCAGGCAGTAGAGCTTTCGGCAGGGCTCACAGCCTGGCACCACGCCTGGCTTCATCCGCGTCTTGGTGAAGTCCTGCAGTTCGTTGTTAATGTACAGGTTTCGGATGCAACCGTGGAAGCTTGTGCCGTTGAGGATCTGCCACAGGCGGAAGGCAGCCGAGTTCACATCCACTGGCATCCCTTGGGTGGGTAGGAGCGAGCAGAGTTGGGCTGAGTCAGGCTCAGACCATGTCTGACCCTACCGCCCTCGGTCCACTGGGCATCTCCACAGTGTTCCCTCCCGCCCTCGGCCTCCGTCTTTCTGTCTTTGCAACCCTGAGCCAAGATCCTTTGCCACCTTGGAGGGTCCAGACTcctttcccagaaaacaaaaaaggaaagcctATTCCCTCAATGACCAGAACCCACAGGTGCCAGGCTTGGCAGTGGCCAGCTGACAAAGGAAGCTCTGGGTGCCTAAAGTCTGCCCTcacccttcctgccctctggGATACCAGCTTTCACCTCCCAAAGACTCCAAAAGCAGCAGAGGACCTGGGCCTGGAACCAAGGTGTATGCTGCTTTGTCACCTGCTGTCGTGGTGATCATAGCAACCCTTGGAGGGAGGAGTAGCTGAAACCCATCTTGTGGTCAGTGATTTGCCTGAAGTTGTACGACTAACAAACAGCAGAGTTGGGAGTAGAGCCCAGGGCTCTCTCCTTCACACCTGCCCGCAGTCTCACCAAGGCCCTCTGCAGCACTAAGAAAGCCCCACTGTTGCAGAAACCTGACTTGTTCAGACCTGGAAATGTTGGCGGGTGGCAGACAGGGGCATTTAACCTGCAAAGCCTGTAAAGCCAGCTGGGAAGTCCCAGCTGATGTGGAGACTCCTGCTGGGTGCCTGGGTCTCTCACAGCAGCTCCAAGACTGGGAATGGACCCTGAATGCTTGACAAGCCCCTTCTGGCCCAAAGACAAGAGGGAAAGTACCCACTTTGGAAGAGAGCTAGGAAAGTTCCAGGCTTCCCCCAAGGTCAGGCTAACCTAGGCATCTATCCTTCTTGGTCGGTCTGAGCTTGACAGCAGCCTGGGCTCCAGGCCAGGAAGGACAATCCCCTGGCAGCTTGGAATGCTCCCGTCGTCCGGTGGCCTGGGCACCAGCTGTCCTGGCAAAACTCAGGCCAGAAAGCAACAGAGGCCCCACTTGGAATGGCTGTCACATTGCTTGatggggaggcctggggagagCCAGCCGCAGCCTCTACCTGGCCAGGTCCTTACCTCCCACGTAGAGGGGGGCCTCGCTGTTTAGTGTGTAGTGTTTGCCAAAGTTGTCCATGGTCATGGGACTGCCTCCATCGATGGAGAGATTCACCATCTGGTCAAAGGTGACTAGCTCAACAGTGTGGAACTGCCCGTCATTGATCGTCTCAGCACTAGAAGAAGAGgggtgcccccaccccagggaatGGGCTTCAGTTCAGCCCATCCCTGCCTGGGCCCTTCCCCAAAAATGCCACTGGTCAGCAGCTGCTTTCCAGGGAGTAACATCTCTCAGGGAGGAGACCATGGGGACTCGGTGGCCTGGGGCCTGGCCCCTCCTGCTCTGCTTCTTGGGACTCCCCAGGGAAAGGTGAGCAGTTTGGGGCAGGGGTCTCCAAATTATCCCCCCTCCCCTTCGCACTACAGACCCCCTTGTGAGGAGGAAGTAGGATAGGGAAGGGTCGGTCCACTGCTCAGGCCTCGATCTCAGCCTCAGCTCCAAGATGGGCCCAAACACTGTATCTTCCTACATGGGCAGCCCAGGTTCTGGAGGTCCCGATAACCACCTGCTCTTGGCCTGGGACACCCTGAGGGAGGGCGGTGGGCATGAGGAAGCCTTACCTGTAGATGGCAGAGCTGGGGTAGCTGCCTGGGTCGTAGCTGACACGCACATGACCCTGGTACAGCTCCACTGCGATGTGGTCATTGTCCCCATTGTACAGCAGGATCCCGTTGTCCTCTGCCGTGGAGACCTGATGGGCAAGGGCACTTTctctgccaccccaccccacccatcagTGGCACAGGTAGGTGGGACAGATGGGGGATCCACATTTGGAAGAGGGATGCTGTGCGTAGAGCTGCCCTCCCCTGGCTGCCCAGGGGACACATCCTCAAGGGGATGCTGACAGAGGCTGGCAGCCCCTGGTTCAAATCCCATCCACTGCCAGGCTGGCCAGGgccacagagagaaggcagacagaCCAGCTGAGGCCTGGAAACGACGTGCGAGAAGGGGCAGGTAAGAGACCTTAGGACTATGTGCCCGGAGAGGAAAGTCAGATCGATGCAGGGTAGCTTGTTCTATGGGCCTCTGGGAGCCACAGAGAGGACAAGGTGAAGAGGGTTCTCTAATAGCCATGACCACCCAAACCTGGAAGGAGCCACTCAGGAGGTAGCACCTGTCTGAATCTGTGTGAGCAAAAGCTGGAGTTGCCTTGGTGGGGGGAGCCCTCTGTGAAGCCGTAGAAACGATGATCCTGCCTTGTCCCTCTTCCCCCATTGCTTCTGGTAGACAGCCTGACTCCCTGGTCTCATACACAGGGCTGGCACACAGCCCAGGCTGGACACCTCATAGCACCCGTTTCGCTGGACTCAGTGACTGGTCCAGGGATGGGAATGGGACTGAAGACAGGCCAGTGACGGGGACAGCAGGAGGTGCCTGAGGCAGTGGCTGGGAGGGTGTGGTCaattttatttcactgagcaGTTGGGCTAGCTGTGTTGTTGCAGTATAGACAGTGTACATGGGCAAGACTTAGGAGAGGTGATAAAGTGGGGGAGAGCACAGTGAGCACGTCGGGAGGCTGAAGGGctctgagagaaaagaagaggacagagaggagaaatggCTGCCAGGGTAGGGAATGCAGCTGTTGGAAGAGGGAGATGGCCAAAGAGGAGACGCAAATTTTATCATGTGATGTGCactgtcctctccctccccaagAAACGTTTAGCAAACAGTGCCATTCAAGTGGGACCCGCTCTTTGCCCTCGAAACACTGATGTTCTGCGATGAAATTCAAGACACAAAATGGCAAAATAAGGGCCCCAGGGACAGGTGGCCAAAGATACAAGCCCAGAGCCAACCCTTACTGTGTCCTAGCCACGTGGAGAAACCCGTGTGCAGCATTCGAGGCTGAAGCTCAGGAGTAGGCAAGACTGGATAGTGGGAGAGGACCCGGTCACCCAGGAGACCACTTCTGGCCCTGCCTTGAGACTGCTTCTGTGACCTGATAACATTTCCAGATGTGCCTGACCCACATCCCAAGCGTTTTGACTGACACAGGCTGCTCCCAGTTTTGGGCAAGGATGCCGCTTGATGCTCGGACCTGAGGCCACAGCCCCCTGCTGCCTGACTCCCCTCTGTGACTGGCGCCCTGGGCACGCACCTGCAGCGTGATGTTGGCCCGTGGCCAGTTCTGCAGATCGGTGAACTGCAGGTAGGTGTCCCGATCCACAAAGTTAACACTGAGCAACTTCTCACACTCGGGGCCGCCGAAACCTGGAAGGCACTGGCACACCGGCCCGCTGCCCTGGTCCACACAGTTGGCTCCATTCTGGCACTCAGTCCCCTCGCAGGGGCTTCTGGGGGCAGGTGGGCGGGGAGGGGTCTCACAGAACTGCCCACTGAGAGGGAAAAGATACAGGTCAAAGAAGGGGCAAGGCAACATCTTTCTCTCCCACAGTCCTGGAGAGAAATCACTAAACATCTTGGGAAACTGGACCCTTAAAGCAACAGAAGATGCTCCTAATGAACACTTTCCCCGAGAGAACAAGCCAGAAGGATACTGAAGACAAGGTAGGAAACAGGGGTGGTCCCTGGAACAGCATCATAGCTATCACCTGGGCATTTGTCAGAAATGGAAAACCTAAATCTGCTTAACAAGATCgtgtgcacattaaagtttgagaagcactcgTGGCAGTCAAGTCTGCTAGCAAATTTTACTcttgcccattttacagaaaagaaaaaacagacacgagcaaaagagagaagactccAATTACTAAACAAATACAAGAGGGGACAGTACTTCCGGCAGGTAGTTCTGACACAGCATACATCCTGTAGCGTCAGCATTCACAACAGCCCAAAgcggaaataacccaaatgcctgtcagcggatgaatggataaacgagTGTGGTCTATTCATGCAGCGGAATACTATttggccacaaaaaggaatgaagttctaaTACATGCtcccacatggatgaacctcaaagacatgatgctaagtgaaagaagccagtcacaaaggaccacagattgtatgattccatttatatgaaatcttcAGGATAAGGAACTCTACAGACAGACACCAGATTCTTGGTTGCCTGGAGCTGAGATGGGGGGCGGTGGGGTGACAGATAAGAGGTATGGAGTTTCTTGTtggagtaatgaaaatgttctaaaattgattatggtTAATGCATGCAAAATCCTGATAATAGAGTACAAGCCACTGAATTATATACCGAAGCTgggtgaattgtatctcaataaaaccgtagggggaaaaaaaaaaaagacccaagcaGAGCATGGGAGGTAGGTGCCAGAAGGAGGGCAGGTGTTCCTCACCCCCAACTTTTCAGAGAAGTCAGGCTGTGAAGGTAAATGACCTTTACCCTAGGACGTGTCTTCAGAGGTTTTGCTGGGCAGGATGTGGTGGGCATTAGCCAGTAATCTgtgcccaccaccccctccctcaACCAAACAGTTTAGGAACCCTGTGCCTATGATCCGAGTTATTAGGTAActtccccaaggccacacagctagggaTGGCATAGCCTTGGTTAAAACCCCAGGATCCAACTTCCAGGCTCtgaccctggctccctcctgccggCTCAGCAGGTGGAGGCTAGAAGGCCTCAGTCACTCAGGGCACAGCGGGACCACTCACCTGTAGCCTTCGGCACAGAGGCAAGAGTAGCTGTTGACTCCATCCACACACCGGGCCCCATGCTGGCAGCGGTGGTCCCCGCAGTCATCCTGGTTCTCACTGCAGTTGTTACCTGCGTAACCTGATGCGCACTCACACCTGGGGGCGTGGGGGGATCAGTCCCTCACTCAGCCGGGAGCCCGCAGGGCCCAGGGGCTGTGTGTACGTGACAGAGAACCTCAAGGCCTGCGCGTCTGTGGGACACCCAGGAGATCAAGCAGAGCTCTGGAGAGAAAGATGCCCCCAGCCCGTCCTGGTATGCTTTTCTGGCACAAGAAAGGAGCTTGTGTGGGCTTCTGAGTGACAGCAGCTTCCGGGCTGGGAGGATGGACACCGAGGGGCACGAGGAGATGGGGATCCGGTCACGGACGACCCACCCTGGCCACTGACCACACAACCGAGGCCAAACTTCAGTCCCTTCTCGACCTGCCCAGCTGCTCCCCAGCACAAGGCCCTGAATCCTGGGGCTCATCTTGCCCTCTTCTCCAGCCTCCCCAGCTCCACTGGACCAGCCTCCTGGCCCTCCCTCTGCAGGGCTGGTGCCCCCTCTCAGCGAttccagcccagcccccagcctcggTGACCTGGGGGTCAACCATTTGCCTATCAAATCAGGAGCGCACTCCTCCACCTACTTTTCAGTCACAGCCTCACAAGATGCCGCCTGGCCTGCTCCCCCCACATCAGGCCCACCCTGTGGTCAGACTGGTCTCCACTGGCAGCAACCCCCATCCCACCCACCAGCACTTCCCTACCTTCACACCTATTGATTCTGGAAcatccccctcctctctccctgccccagtcCAGCCTGGCCAATaacctcacctcctccaggaagcaccCCCAGCTATCATCAAGAGATTCCCCGTTGGAAACTCTTTAAACTGCAAACTCCACGGTTCAACCACGCAACCTGGAGGGCAGGTACCCCGCCTGGATGTTTTTATTCATTCCCAGTTTTCCAGGCTGTAAGTGACACCTTCCTACCCCAGTgagcacgcacacgcacgcacccCTAAAGCTGGTTTCACGCCACAATACTTTTCCTTACTATGTAAAAGGGCATGTTGCTTCTCAATGTTAGTTTTTCACGGTACTCTTGACCCACCCTATTGATCGCAATGCACGACTGGGTCTTGGGCTGCAGTCTGGAAAATGTGCTGCAGCTGAGCCTCCGCCCACTCGTTTACATTCGCTCCCTCGGTCATTCAGGGACTGAATACCCGCCGAGCTGCAGGCACAGCGGAGTTACTTACACCCGCTCGCAAAGACAGGAGAGCGAGAACAGGCACCACACAGCTGCTCTCTGCTCATTTCCCAGCACAGGGCGAGGGACCGAGTGCAGTCCTGCTTTATTCCAGGTCTGAGGCCCAGCCCCTCTGAGCGGCAGCCACACCCCTCGAGCTGCCACTGCCCCTCTGCCATGgcaaccccaccccccaacgGCACCCCACAAGTGCAGCATCTGGGCGGCATTTGGGTGGGGGCTCCCATGCACCCCTCAGTCTCAGGCTGGACCTCAATAACCCCGGTCTCTTGCTTCCTGCCACTGTCCTTGGGCGGCTCCTGCTGGACAGTGGGCTTCCTGAGAGACTCCACCCCTGACCCTGGCCTGAGTGGCTGGGGTTGGGTCCCTCAGCCACAGGCCTCAACCCTGACCATCTGTTTTGTCCTGACCAGTGGAACGGGCTCCCCAAAATGGGACTCTGTTTGCAAAACTGcagatggaaacatttttaaaatccatgacCTTTATGTGGTCTTCAGGTGACAATGCACTTCCATATATGCCAGTAACAATGACAGTGACAACGGTCAACGACCCCTTATGCAAACCTCCTGGGGCTAGATAGATTTTGAAATTCAGAATCTTTTGAGGTTTGGAAAGGTGACACAATGCCTAAAGCATTATGTAACACGTAACGGGATCTGGGGCAGCCCCTTAATTACGCACACTCACATTTCTGCAGCAAGAAGAGTGACTATAAGTAGCCTCGTGTCACTGTACGTCCGGTTTTATTACCAGATACGTTCAGGTCAGACCAGATTTTGCTATCAAACGGACTTTTGATCTTCAGAGTTTTGTGCATTTTGTAATTGGGGATGAGAAATTGTGGATCTGGGAAGATAACAGCCATTGACGGTGCACTTATCAGATGTCAGACTTGGAGCTAAGTGCTTTCTGTGCATTTGCTCATCTGACCCTTACAACCACCCCACGAGGAAGACACCGGGTGCCCAGTTTGCAGACGAGAAAAGAGGCTCAGGGCGGTCAAGGCATCCATTCAGCGTCACGCTgtaaacccaggtctgtctgaccaAAGCTGCGGCCGCCACCACCCTGAACCCTCGTAAAGCTGAGACTAAACTCACTTGACAAAGTAAAGAAACAGAATGGGgagaccagaggggaggggacttCAAGGCCCATGCCCTTGCCTGGCCCTGGAAATGGGCAACACTCACCTGGGCCCATCTGGAGTACCCacgcactgggctccgtgctgacacggGTTCAAATCTGGAGAACAGAAGTCCACCAGCTGCTCACAGGCCCTTCCTGGGGAAAGAACgaggaagaggcaggagagaagcTGCCCCAATCTCTGCCAGGCAGCTGGCCTGGCAGAAACCTCCTGTAGACACTGAGGGAGGGCCCCAGCCCTCCTGCCCACAGGAACGGGGCTCAGGGCAGGCAcacctgcccacctctccccacaGATGCCAAAACTCCACCACACTTACCCGCATACTGCAGGGGGCACTGGCAGGTGTAGTTGCCCACGCCatccacacaggtgcccccgTTGGCACATGTGTGCTCCACACAGTCGTCCGTATTCACCTCACAGGTCGGTCCTTCAAAGCCAGTGGGACAGGAACAcctgaggttggggggggggcaggtgaggAGAGACGGACaggtgggcagggccagggcagcAGCCTTCCTGAGGCACTGTGGAAGCCTGTGTCCACCTGTGACCATCATCATCCCAGCGCTTTGGTCCCCACTCCTGGCCAGGCCCTTGCTAGGCACTGGGGTTAGAGTAAACAAGACAGTCCTGCACTCTGGGGGCTCACTCAGTCTAGCCGGGGAGACAACAAGGAGACCGGCAACCAGAGGAGAGGCCAGGATGGGGCCACACTGAGGCCGGGGAGATGAGGACAAAGAGGCAGAGGACACCTAGCCCATATGTCAGGGATGAGGCGAGAACAGGGCTGGGGGTAAACAGGAATCAGCTCATGGAGGGTCCCGGAGACCAGTGATCTTCCAGCTCGGGGAGCACCTGCGGTTTGCCAAGAGATCTGTGGGTCAGAGATGTCTGAGAAATTGATTTCCAGATCTTCAAGTCCTGCACAAACACTTCCCTAAACAGACCTACCCAGAGCTTCAGAAAGGCACGTGCACTTCTCCCAACTGCAGTCCAAGGTGGGGACGTGCCTGGAGCCTAAAACCCTCAGGCACCAGATAAAGGGACAATTAAGAATTGACCgagcattaaaataatttctgggggcacctgggtggctcagtcggcgtcCGACTCTtcagccgaggtcatgatctcacagttagcgGGTTCATAcaaagacccatgtcaggctttgtactgacagaacggagcctgcttgggattccctctttctcctctctgcccctaacccccctcaaaataaataaactttaaaaaaaattaaaaaataaaaataatttttgatgacAGATCACTCTGGGGTTTTTGGTATATAATCTTGGAAGggttttaaataattgaatggcATGCTACAATAAAACGTCTAATCCCAATGATTTATTTCAACAACTCTTTCTCAGCATTCAtagctatatacatatatttttataaaggaatATATTGGATGCTGAGTCCTCATTCTGTCATATTCACCCTGGGACACATGAATCAGAAAATTACACACAAAAAAGCTCCACCTGTTATCTGTAATAATTATCAATAAAATTTTGTCGCGGAGTTATGTTCTGATCAATTGTATATCATTGATTATTGTAATGACGACTCTGAAAAAGAAACCGTTCATCAGAAGTTTATggtgacaagaaataaaaaaaataaaaaaaaaaaactttaaacttaCATTCCCATGTTGGTGGCAAAGAAGTATGGCAGCGTGCTCAATAAACAGACCCTCTAGCATCACAACAGATCACATGCGAACAAAAATGGAGGCGGGGTTGGGgagtaaaatggaaatactagttggaggagaaagagagg comes from the Panthera uncia isolate 11264 chromosome D2, Puncia_PCG_1.0, whole genome shotgun sequence genome and includes:
- the LOC125933415 gene encoding slit homolog 1 protein-like, whose protein sequence is MRLSAASGLPGAGAGPWVCPEAFSWCLSYPESECRGDPVRDFHQVQRGYAICQTTRPLSWVECRGSCPGQGCCQGLRLKRRKFTFECSDGTSFAEEVEKPTKCGCALCE